The DNA sequence GTGCTCCTGCGTTACATGTACAACTTTAAGGGCAAAGAGATCTCCATCAAGGGTAAGAGCTGACGGTACACAACGCTGCAGGTCACTCTCTAGTTCTGGAGGTACTGAAGGTTTGTGTGCTCTGTGTGTTTAGAGATCAGTCAGGAGACGGCTGTGAACCCAGTGGACATTGTCAGTACTCTACAGTCACTACAGATGCTCAAGTACTGGAAGGGAAAACAtctggtcttaaagagacaggtACCAGGAGATTCATATCTCAATAgttttattagttttttaaaCTGTTGTTGCAACAcaactagggctgggcgatatggccaaaaaaaaattttttcacaatttcggttttttttttttactagtcAACTTAAAACATAACTACAACAATACTGCAGTAACATTCTCTTTAcaataaaagtattttataaGATACAAGAACATCTTGTTAAAGAAACTAAAGCTCTGATCCAAGTGCACTAAAGGAGAGTTATCAACAtggtacaaatataaaatgaattcactttttaaaagtatatatgcaGAAATTAGACATGTTTAGAAATATAATAGTAgcctaaatgtgaaaattacACTTAAAACCAATGTTCaggcatttttaaaatgttttgtatttgattTTTGGCTGTGATTTTTCAGCAAGAATCGGGCATTACGATACATGTTGCGATGCGATTTGCTGCGTTAAATTGCGGTACTGTAAGCCAGGGTGATATACTGGGATATTTCTCATTTTGGGAAATGGATATAATTTTTGAAAAGCTGTCATCAAAAACACACAACCATATGCAAATCttagcaaaaaatatttaacttgtCGTGTGAACTTGCTCCAGGGtgagttaaaggggacatttcacaagacattttcaagatgtcaaataaatctttggtgtccccaaagtatgtatgtacatttttagctcaaaatatcatatagatgaTTTATCaaaatagcatgttaaaatttcttTAAACTTTCTAGTTGtgagaaatatttacatttttgggtgtgccTTTTTACATGCagatgagctgatctctgcactaaatagcagtgccgtggtttgatagtgcagattaagaggcggtattgtccccttctgacatcacaacaaTTTTAATCAGAGTCCTCCATAAAGACCTTTACTTCCTGTCACCCTTGAAGTTTAGAGATAAGAAGACTGCTATCTAGCGGTCAGGATGTAAACTGAAAACTAAGCAGCTGCCATGGATCttgtatgattaaaaaaatcaatatagattttttttagaatcaATACAGTATCTGCAAACAAATATCCCAATATGCACGTATCGATATCAATTAATCactatttttattgtaatttaagTACACAGTTATAATCTCACATCACatgttaaataaaacaattcaactattatttttatttaaattactcATAACATTCTCCTATGATATCATTAATAATTTTGTCAATAATGTATGCTATGATGGACATCTTTTTTAACCATTCTTTAAAATTAATCTTTTCAAATAAGTCATTATTAGTTTGCGAATCATACATTTCTAGTCACGCTGTTCACTTTGCCAACGAGGACATTGCACATTTTTTCTATAGGATATTTACCATATTGTTTGCTCAGACTCAGCACTGAATCATCTGCACTGAAATAAATGCAGTCAGCACTGACATGTTTCATATGCAGCTATAATTCAGCAGATACAAATGCCACCTGAGGTTTAAGTCATGGTTTCAGTCATCTGTATTAGTGATGCGCCAACCCGCAggtcccgcttttatgaaatatttggctTACCCCACACCaatgtatctatttttacaaccccgcgaccattaaaatagacatactaagcatttgtaatgtaaatgaaaagaggctttatttcagcctaaaagaGCTTAGATTACATTGCCCTGTAAAGTGGCAATAACATATGCTTAATTAAGAACCATAGACCCCAGCATGttcatattaatatagagataggataataataaacattttcgACATTTACAAAGCAGTGTTTGTATTATCTATTAACAAATTCCCTACCTTAATTTCCTCCGCagatcgtctttcatcttttatttctccatttgttttgttgtggctggcagcggGAGATGCTTGGCGCTTCCGTGGCGTGAGgccaaaggtttggggatatcaagCTACGTTGCGCAAGTTATAATGTTGCGGAAGTGACATTGCCACATAGAcctacgtaatttaaccttatcaaataacctaataaaatataaaaaaaatcccaaatattTTATATAGGCTATAGGGAATTGGACGcgacatgttttttattttgtttttaatgacccgccccaGCCCGCCTGCAATAAAGTTGCAATTTTTTTACCCAACCTGAACCGCGGGGACGGGGGTTACGagacgacccgcgcatcactaatcTGAATtcgaattaataaaaaaaatctgtaaaatcgCCCAGCTTTGAGTACAACCAACAGCTATTCTGATAATTAGTTGATGCGAATTGCtgaactttgtttttgtttctgaATGTTAAAGGACCTTATTGATGAGTGGAAGGCCAAAGAGACCAAGAGGGGCAACAACAACAAGACAATAGACCCCAGCTCTCTGAAATGGACCCCTCCTAAAGGAACCTAGTGTACTTGTTTTCTTGCATTTCATACTTTACTGCCAAGTCAAATCTTTTTAAGACATTGACTCCATCAACGATGTCCATTTTGCAAGGACTTGACCTCCTAGtgtcatttttgtcttttttacgTACTTCTGAAATCTCTCACTTTTGTTTTATACAGTGCTATTTATTTTTGGATGCTTCAGATTTCGTGATGTTTCCCTGGTCAAATAATTTCTTTGCCCTGgtgtatttgttttaatttttttaagcaaaaaaaaaaaatcgttaGCGGTTGAATGTAGTGAAAAATTTGCGGCCTTGCTACAAATGATGAGATTTTCAGTCTgttaaatacacttttattctCTTCATGAATTGTTTGTGGTTTCTTGTGTTGAAAGATTTATTTCAAGTTGCAAGACACATTTACAAActgttattaaaaataacagTTTGTGCAAGTTATAATAACTGTATTTTGACACACAGGGGGTTAATAATGATCACCACAGAAATCTTTAATACAACGTTAACAACACATTGATCTTTTATTGATCATCAGTAGTACTGCAGTTTGTCCCATTCCTCCTGCAGATCTGTGGTGTGAtagagaaagagggagagagagagagcaagtgaAACACATCTgcttgacacacacacacacttttcaaTACTATAAATGTCGTACCTGATCGTTTGTTCAGATCTACAGGATTGTCCGTCGCTGTGCTGGTCTCTGAAAAGGCTTTTCTGACCGGACCTGCATATAAATTCGATGTTACATCTCATACTGTCTTAGGAAGCACTTAATTGCTGTGAAAATTTGCGTTAACAGCACATTAAACTGATATATGTGTTATTGAACTGTAGAGATACCTGCTAAAGATCTCCTGCCCATGAGTCCCACAAACATATCGCCCTTATTCCCTTTGAGAAAACGGTGAAATTAAACCAAAAATCAGTCAAGTCTCTAAAGACTTGTAAACATTATTACACTTCTGCTGCTGGAGTGAATTTACAGCACATGAGTTACTCACTTTTGCGATCAATTCTCACAGGCTGAAGGATCtctaacacaacaaaacacaacacaattcATCCTTTATTACTCCTGTTTGTATTAGGCAGTGTGTCCAAAAGTCTGATGCACCATCAGaaacatataaaacatttgAACTAGAATTAATTTAAcctaaatgaaaaataaaacaatcatgCAAAAATTCTCAGTCACAAATTTGATGCGTTTCTgatcattttttgtttaatccaAGAGTCGGATTTCCTTGCTAGTCAGGATGTGGTGATGTGAAGTCCACAAAtactttttattcatttttcagTTCAACCTCTTACTCTTTTCAATTATGAAAAGCATAGGCGAGTGGTCACAGACGTTTGGACCTTTGAAAATGTTTCAAGATTAACATGCAGCATGAAACAGTCTGATCTCAATGCACTAAAATGGGATGGAAAAAGAGCagcaaaaattatattttattaatatcacaaagtaatGATGAAATCTGACCGGAGCGTTTTCCCATTAGCCCGTAGAACTGATGAGATCTGGATCTCTTGAGCAGAGCCTCCGCTTGACTGGCGAGTCCCTCGTCCATCGGATCATTCTGAACCATCCAGCAAATCATTTTCATTGTGCATTGGAAAACGCATTATATTTCCTTTCATTCAATTGAATTGATTCAATTAAAGCAAACGTTCGAAAATGTATGGTAGACGTGCAGTTTAATTTATTCGGTTTAATATATCAGAATATTCCGTCGATGATGATGATAAGgattaaaatgaaattatacTCACCCCCCAGTTATCTGAAATCCAGTGAGTAAAAGACAAACTTTGGACGCTGTACATGAGAATGGTGAGCATTAATGCTGATAGTTTCCAAATCTCCATATGGAACCAATATGTGTTGATGTAAATTAAAGTGTTATATTTAGAATCAACTCTAGAAAGttagagaaaaaaatcctggTCAATATCATAGAGATTTTTCTCGAAGTCTGAAGCGGTTTGTCTGTTCCTGCAGAGTCCTTGTGCATTTATAGACATCTGTCTGATGACTCCTCCCTGATATCGCTCTCATCAGCACCATCAGcagcatcatcatcatcatgaaTGTTACACACACTTGACTTAAGTGACCTGTCACTTCATTTGCTGAATTTGATTTGTTGATCACATGCCAATAAAAATGCTACTTAATGAAAAAAAACctttaattcatttttattttttgttgtatgAATAAAATACTTTAAGGGCTTTCCCCCTTTCATGGAAGATTGTCCAATTAAAGAAACCCCTTAGAGCACAGATTCGATTAGTAATAACTAGAAAACTCAAGACATGTTACACAAACAGAGCAGAAAGACATATCCTAATACTCcatttgttttaaatgacaaacaaaTATTTGACCTCCTGGTTCCTTGTTTGCACAACACATATAGACCTAGTAAAGTAGATATTGTTCTTCTTTCAGTTCTTACCTTTTGATCTTCTGTTGTCAGCGTCAAACTAAAGGTTTAACTGAAAGtgtcagactgatctcacggaaagtcatgttatagtcaccaaaaatgtgataaattttttcgtgtccatggcatgacattcagcttttttcatgtcttgagcacgaatgtctttttcgtgttactagcacaaatttctataaatagctTTTCATGTCTgtggcattttatgtattgttttcttgttgtttcCTATTTTGTtatcattgtcacttggggttggggttagaatcactttctgttacatttttagacatcctaacccaaaccccaactccaggcaagaatagttttaaaagcagaaaaaaaacatgtgtgTACATAACAGTACACCGaaaacccaaatctaaccccaacctcaagcgataatgatttaaaaatagaaaaaaaacaatgtgaaaacaatatatgaaatgacatgaaaaagaaagtcatgccatggacacgaaaacTATTTATAGTAATTCATGCTGAGTGACAcggaaaagacatttgtgctcaacacacgaaaaaaagctgaatttcgtgccatggacacgaataaattaatacattttttgtgactataacacgactttccagaGATCATGTTAGAAAGTTTACTGCGTTTTATTAAAGCTTGTCAAGTAATCTTTGTGCTGCTGATTAAATCAACTATCATATCTCCTAAATTATCACTGGCTGGGTAAGTGGTTCCCACCACATATTCAAaagattttcagatttttttacaatcaTTTCACTCGACTCTCTTTGAGACTCATGTCATATTAAACTTTctgggccctatcatacacctggcgcaatgcagcgcaaaacgcgacgcaagtgtttttgctagtttcagtcCGTCGCAGTTATCATTATCACGTTGTTTACATAGCAAATGCATCTTCGCCCATTTGTGCACCCatggcgttctggtctgaaaagcGAGGTATGTTCAGGCGCATTCTTGGCGCGTTGCttttttgaggcaactaaaatagactacaccattgatcaactaaaacctggtcttaagtctaaagtcaatggcgcaatattgtttttgttatttaaagagcgcattagtaatatgcagCACACAAATGcgtttaaatatgaaaaattaaaggattaaaatgttaaagattattAAAGcatctcttggacataaatgaggacagtTAACATAACTTTATAAGGCGTGAAGGGCTGCtttacctgtagcctggtaagcaaattttttgcttttaataaagtgctaatattgcatttatttagattttttttaaatgctaccccactgatttattgtatatgacgACTTTGTACCTTttgatatggtgagatgagatcCATTTTTAAGTAGTGTTTTCTTAAAACACTCAGGGACCCAGCGCTGAAACGGCTCTCCAGGCATTTGTAAATTCtatatctcctgtttgttacaaataaagtgtttttacttatgcaaactttttttttttttgcatattttgtaaattaatgttaaactagcaaaagtgaATTCAGACacacccttttagactgtgcgccgTGTGCTTTAGACCATGCACTTAGTTCGGGCCCTTTATCTTTCGGTCAAGTGTTGGTGATGTAAGTCCACTATAACCACTAAAGAATGAGTCCATCACACATTTAGGCTTGTGTTGAGTGAAGGCTGAAATGAAAAAGTTTCTCTGTAAGTTCTTTAAAGGATTTTCACCTTCAGTTCTCTTTGAGATCTGAGAAGATCAAGTGGAAACTTAAgtgggtggtttcccagacaggtatTAGCTTAAGGTATTAgcttattttagtctaggactagtctaatccctgtccgggaaatcgCCGAAGTAATTATAAACAAAATGCCTTCATGAGGAAATCTTACCGCTGTACTTATGttaaaaatacactgtaaaaaaatccgtagaacttacaatgttattgcagctgggttgccggtaatttaccgtagatttaaatttatgttatttacttgcaagagttttttcaaagttaaataaattttaaatattaacaagtctttatctttacagaataaaacgatacaataacagcctcatgcaaagcattctgggaaccagaaatcatcaacaacctttttctgttttttgcttcagattttgtttcccagaatgttttgcttgatcctttttttagttttactctgtaaagacaaagacttgtaaatgtaaaatgttcatttaactttgaacaaaatgttgccagtaaataacataaatttaaatctacggtaaattaccggcaacccagctgcaatttctatggatttttttttacagtatatcttatatcaaaaaatgtatgtatgtctgtTTTGTTGACGTTCTGGGCTTTAAATGTTGAAAACAGTGAATGAATTGTGTTTAGGAAATGCAAAGACAAAATTATAGAattgaatataaaaaaatgacagattgCAATGTTTCTTAATGAAGTGATTCATTTGGAAGTGTACATTAAGATCTCTCTCACCTGTGTGACTGATATGAGAATAAAATAACGCTTACCCAAACGTCTGTGAATCCTTCATTCTCAGACATTAAATTGATCTTAATTACTTCTCTAACGCTTCGTGCATTGTTTGCGTTAATTCGACAATTAGATTAGAAaagaacattttttgtttgaaaatgACTAACGGCACAAACACCTCAGATCTGGACGACACACCGAATCAGTGCTCTTTGATCTCACCACAGGTGCTTAACAAAGCAAGAAACCAATTTTCGATAATTTCACCTGAACGGCACTCATGTGTTTCCAAGCCCGCAGAGGTCTAACGTTGAGTGCCGAATCAAAAAGAACCAGAGGAACCTGATTTACATATGAAAACTGCTTCATTCAATGAGCTCTTTCAATGATGACACCATATTACCATGTTATACACCACCGTTGATACTTTACTTCTTTCTGTACATGTGGAAAATGATCAGCATGATTTTTAGAAATTATtacaacatttattttaaatgaacaaaGGATCTCTTAAAAGGtcattttattttcactaaAGTGTGAATAGAGGCATTTAACCTTTAACCAATCACAGGAGGTCAAACCAAATATCTGCAGTTTCTTTCATTAATATAAGGCTACAAAAAGTACAAATAAAATTTGAATACACAATATTTATAacacaacacatttttgtaaacGTAAATGATAAAGTagtctttgttttgtttttaatatattatttagGCAAACATGTGTCCTTTGTCAGAGtacattgtgtgtgtcagaCTCACGAGATATCGTGACATCATTGTGTGTCCTGATTGCATTGACGTTCACACACTGATGTATCCTGAAGGACTTTGAGTTTTCTTTGTGTATCTGATTGCAGATATTGTTGCTTTTAATAGAAATGATCAGACTTTCCTCGCTTTTGTTGCTGTAGTTCAACTTGTCTGGTAATATCCAGAAGCTTTTTAAATCAGCGAGCTCGATCGTCTTTATTCAAGTTGGAATGGAGATATTTTTGTTCATTGGGTACATTGGGTCCAGTTGGGCTCGGTGAGAAGCTCCGAGGACACAGTGTGCTGGATCTTCTGCTTATATTACAAAGCTCATGTtcaattttaaagggacactgaaAGCTATTAAAGAAAAGCGCCAGCACAATCTCGTCTTAATCTTGTGCTTTAGTCCAGTATTTATTTGAGTGTCAGTCTTtgtcaatttttattttattttattcttttatactatcgagcccctaaggtgacattggagtaaaaaaatctaaagtttagttttatgtgctcacgtcaaactttcatgtgctcacacgaaaccttcatgtgcagaattttttttaagttcagtttcatgtgcgcacgtgaaagtgaaagattcacgtgagcacgcaaaactaaacgtggtagtttcacgtgcgcactcgagggtttcacgtgcgcactcgagggtttcacgtgcgcacgcaataaTTTCACTTGAGcacgtgatagtttcatgtgcgcacaccgaactaaactttattaaagttccccttaggggctccgtactaCCACTGTACAGTCAGTCATGCAAAAGAAGAATTATCGCCTTAACAtctcaaatgtttcttaattgtAATTAAATAGAAAGCAAACTGAGATTCAGTTTACAGATCTCAACCTGTGCTCAGATTTTCCAAAATAAAgtttatatgtatttaaatgtttagagggtatgcattgatgtcacttttccacgtgaccactccctgttgagtggcaaacattcaacaaaatttcatagcggctgctgcaaAAATGCCCTAAAAACATCCTAAACAACCAGTGGTATGTGGAAATTGGCATATGGTCAGACATTGCTTTTTCTGACATATATGTTTGTCTTGCCTAACACTATTAAACCATCCCACCGTTGAAGAACACAAGTcttataaagttttataattaaggctcactgacaaaactttgcaattacacagaataagagtattcattggtgtatttttaaaagatttttttatccCAAAATTTTACATACCTGACATGCTACTGATTTAACTTCTCCTTATAGTGGCAAAACGGCCGCAAAAATGTCAGTATAGAGGGTAatcacgtgacgtcaccttctgTGAAaatgactgcggttacgcccactgagtggcaaaagacagagcggcagcatttgagtacagtgtgaaatcagcaaaaacatgatgaaaacgcgtctaaatgggaaacaGCTGTTTTGCGATatactgtactaacagatttaacaagaaGTCGGAGCtgtcgttttacagactgccaaaaaacaccgaaaggGGAAATAAATTGAtagttcatgccaacgtccacagaccacaggtgggttgacaagttgctagggtcactatcaagcagaggttttactttctacttaaacttatttttaagtATATTACATTAATGTATATTAAGtacattaatgtattttaagtaaaagtacacaattttaatgtaattatgtattaaataaattttaatatcctatattaaagaatacacagtatgattctatgctttagaatgtagtgaagtaaaatttttcccaatataaacaccctaataaagtacagatgcttggaaaatgtaactaagcATTGTCCACCtatgctatcaagtccaacttaattcagcagccgctatgaaaaccagccattttgttgaatcattTGCCACTCAACGGGGGAGTTTCAGCGTGGTcatgtggaaaagtgacgtcaatgcataccctctataacTGACAATTATTagcaaaaatttaatttttttgcaattgaTATTGACCCAGGCAAATTGTCAACCCCCTGTGGTCTGTAGACGTTGACATGAACGATCTATTTAtttctcctttcggtgtttcttggcagtctgtaaaacgatagctccgaatttttgttaaatctgttagtctatcgcagtggttttcaaactgggggccgcgagatggtgccaggggggccccagttttatgacattttatgaaatacattaatttatcatgaattctgtgtaattaaacctaaaaaaataaggctactaaccaaaagcactacttttttgtataatttaatgtttttttttttattaaaatgttgagttttagaacagttttttgtcacaaattttctttggggggccgcgaaggaatgcaccgtacacaaggggggccgcacgctgaaaaagtttgggaaccactggtctatcgcacaacagctttctcCAATTTTCGCTGATTTCTCACTTTAcgcaaatgctgccgctctgtcttttgccactcagtgggcgtaaccgcagtcactttcgccgaaggtgacgtcatgtgcataccctctattaaaTATCAATTTCCATGTTCCAtgttcattttaaagctgcatgTACTCTTATTGTATGTGTTTTTGGGGGACGTTCCATAGACAtaacctcaaaatgtccccacaaacatttactggtattcctatctttggaGACATTTGGTCCCCGCAATGTGATATTTACCAcgtagacacacacacacacaaacacacagtactgtatgtgaacAAGCATTAACCGAATTAACAGAACAAAGAGAAGATGGACGGGTTTACCTTAATGTAGAATAAAGTCAGAAGAGCCTGCGGCAGGCCCTCGGTTCACAAAACGcctcttttgttatttaattctCTCTGCTAAATCTTGTGCTTttatcttgcactgacatattcgGCCTGTCACACAGTAATAGAAAGTTTACAGTATTCGAGGAATAAAGAATGTTTAAGTGAGGCCAATACACTCCGTTTCATGCCTTTACATTTCATTTGGTATTGTTGTTAATTATTGTTTCATTGTAGCGAACTGAGTATTACATCACCACAtctcaatgtttttgtttttcattgctaagGGACTGTAGTATCCCATACATCACCTGTTAATCAATCTGGAATTT is a window from the Misgurnus anguillicaudatus chromosome 4, ASM2758022v2, whole genome shotgun sequence genome containing:
- the LOC129421146 gene encoding uncharacterized protein yields the protein MEIWKLSALMLTILMYSVQSLSFTHWISDNWGNDPMDEGLASQAEALLKRSRSHQFYGLMGKRSEILQPVRIDRKRNKGDMFVGLMGRRSLAGPVRKAFSETSTATDNPVDLNKRSDLQEEWDKLQYY